A section of the Amycolatopsis sp. AA4 genome encodes:
- a CDS encoding aldo/keto reductase — protein MTDVPTRNLGGLTVSAQGLGCMGMSHGYGASDDAQSIETLRHAVDLGVNFLDTSDFYGSGHNEELIGRAIADRRDEVVLATKFGIANRLGEPTQVRGDAAYVRQACDASLQRLGLDHIDLYYLHRVDPDVPIEETVGAMAELVQAGKVRHLGLSEASAQTIRRAHAVHPIAALQSEWSLWTRDLEAEIAPTCRELGIGIVPFSPLGRGFLTGRYRTTETMADNDVRRYQPRFADGNLDRNLAIVAKLEELAAAKKVTTGQLALAWVQARGEDVVPIPGTRRKKYLEENVAALTVDLTADDLAAIEKVAAPENFAGERYDAAHLAFVNR, from the coding sequence ATGACCGACGTCCCGACCCGGAACCTCGGCGGGCTCACCGTGTCCGCCCAAGGCTTGGGCTGCATGGGAATGAGCCACGGCTACGGCGCGTCCGACGACGCGCAGTCGATCGAGACGCTGCGCCACGCCGTCGACCTCGGGGTGAACTTCCTCGACACCTCCGACTTCTACGGCTCCGGCCACAACGAGGAACTGATCGGCCGCGCGATCGCCGATCGCCGCGACGAGGTCGTGCTGGCCACGAAGTTCGGTATCGCGAACCGCCTCGGCGAACCGACCCAGGTCCGGGGCGACGCCGCGTACGTGCGCCAAGCCTGCGACGCCTCGCTGCAGCGGCTCGGCCTCGACCACATCGACCTGTACTACCTGCACCGAGTCGACCCGGACGTGCCGATCGAGGAAACCGTCGGCGCGATGGCGGAGCTGGTCCAGGCCGGAAAAGTCCGCCACCTCGGGCTTTCCGAGGCGAGCGCGCAGACCATCCGGCGCGCGCACGCGGTCCACCCGATCGCGGCGCTGCAGAGCGAATGGTCGCTGTGGACCCGCGACCTGGAAGCCGAGATCGCGCCGACCTGCCGCGAACTGGGCATCGGCATCGTCCCGTTCTCCCCGCTCGGCCGCGGCTTCCTGACCGGCCGCTACCGCACCACGGAAACGATGGCGGACAACGACGTGCGGCGCTACCAGCCCCGTTTCGCCGACGGCAACCTCGACCGGAACCTCGCGATCGTGGCGAAGCTGGAGGAACTGGCCGCGGCGAAGAAAGTCACGACCGGACAGTTGGCGCTGGCGTGGGTGCAGGCGCGCGGCGAGGACGTGGTGCCCATTCCGGGGACGCGGCGGAAGAAGTACCTGGAGGAAAACGTCGCGGCCCTGACTGTAGACCTCACCGCCGACGATCTCGCCGCGATCGAGAAGGTCGCCGCGCCAGAGAACTTCGCGGGCGAGCGCTACGACGCGGCACACCTCGCGTTCGTCAACCGCTGA
- a CDS encoding DEAD/DEAH box helicase: MTITYDSGQSARSRAGRPERKPRHRPAGGDVLHDDTVETPAVKTFAQLGLPEPLLRALAEAGIDAPFPIQSATIPDALAGRDVLGRAQTGSGKTLAFGLAILARLDGGKARPKRPRALVLVPTRELAMQVADSLTPLAKSLGLWCRTAVGGMSFGRQAESLARGVDLLIATPGRLSDHVRQGTASLGDCNFIALDEADQMADMGFMPQVREIMDLTPPGGQRLLFSATLDGDVDKLVRQYLADPVTHSVAPSTASVTTMDHHLFQVSHSDKQDIITRIGAREGRTIMFVRTKHHVDRLTERLRESGVHAVALHGGKTQGQRNRVLADFKEGHAAVLVATDVAARGIHVDNISLVLHVDPAADHKDYLHRAGRTARAGASGIVVTLVTHDQRRTVRRMTDRAGVRAETTMIRTHDEDLSRITGAREPSGEPVVERRRESPRRSGGRGFGNDRGGFRGSREGGGYRGSREGGRSSFGGSREDRGGYGSREDRGPREGGYNRGSYEGRGSREGGYAREGGYSREGGREGGYAREGGYAPRENRGGGGYSRSRQQSRFGGGGAGRPQRPSRGPRRGHDA, encoded by the coding sequence GTGACCATCACGTACGACTCCGGCCAGTCCGCCCGCTCCCGAGCGGGCCGCCCCGAGCGCAAGCCGCGGCACCGGCCGGCCGGTGGAGACGTTCTCCACGACGACACGGTGGAAACCCCCGCCGTGAAGACCTTCGCCCAGCTGGGCCTGCCCGAGCCGCTGCTGCGGGCGCTCGCCGAGGCGGGCATCGACGCCCCGTTCCCCATCCAGTCCGCGACCATCCCGGACGCGCTGGCCGGCCGCGACGTGCTGGGCCGCGCCCAGACCGGGTCCGGCAAGACGCTGGCCTTCGGCCTGGCCATCCTGGCCCGGCTCGACGGCGGCAAGGCCCGCCCGAAGCGCCCCCGCGCGCTCGTGCTGGTGCCGACCCGCGAGCTGGCCATGCAGGTCGCCGACTCGCTGACCCCGCTCGCCAAGTCCCTCGGCCTCTGGTGCCGCACCGCGGTCGGCGGCATGTCGTTCGGCCGCCAGGCGGAATCGCTCGCCCGCGGCGTCGACCTGCTGATCGCCACCCCGGGACGGCTGTCGGACCACGTCCGCCAGGGCACCGCCTCGCTCGGCGACTGCAACTTCATCGCGCTCGACGAGGCCGACCAGATGGCCGACATGGGCTTCATGCCGCAGGTCCGCGAGATCATGGACCTGACCCCGCCCGGCGGGCAGCGGCTGCTGTTCTCCGCGACGCTCGACGGCGACGTCGACAAGCTGGTCCGGCAGTACCTGGCCGACCCGGTCACGCACTCGGTCGCGCCGTCGACCGCGAGCGTCACCACCATGGACCACCACCTGTTCCAGGTCTCGCACTCGGACAAGCAGGACATCATCACCCGGATCGGCGCCCGCGAGGGCCGCACGATCATGTTCGTCCGCACCAAGCACCACGTGGACCGGCTCACCGAGCGGCTGCGCGAGAGCGGCGTGCACGCGGTGGCCCTGCACGGCGGCAAGACCCAGGGCCAGCGCAACCGCGTCCTCGCCGACTTCAAGGAAGGCCACGCGGCGGTCCTGGTGGCCACCGACGTCGCCGCCCGCGGCATCCACGTCGACAACATCTCGCTGGTGCTGCACGTCGACCCGGCCGCGGACCACAAGGACTACCTGCACCGCGCGGGCCGCACGGCTCGGGCGGGCGCGTCCGGCATCGTCGTCACCCTGGTGACGCACGACCAGCGGCGCACCGTCCGCCGGATGACCGACCGGGCCGGCGTGCGCGCCGAGACCACGATGATCCGCACTCACGACGAGGACCTGTCGCGCATCACCGGCGCCCGCGAGCCGAGCGGCGAGCCGGTGGTGGAGCGCCGCCGGGAGTCCCCGCGCCGCTCCGGCGGCCGAGGCTTCGGCAACGACCGCGGCGGCTTCCGAGGCTCGCGCGAGGGCGGCGGCTACCGCGGTTCGCGCGAAGGCGGCCGCAGCAGCTTCGGCGGCTCTCGCGAAGACCGCGGCGGTTACGGCTCGCGCGAAGACCGCGGTCCCCGCGAAGGCGGCTACAACCGTGGCTCGTACGAAGGCCGCGGCTCCCGCGAAGGCGGTTACGCCCGTGAGGGCGGCTACTCGCGTGAGGGCGGTCGCGAAGGCGGTTACGCCCGCGAAGGCGGCTACGCCCCCCGCGAAAACCGTGGCGGTGGCGGCTACAGCCGCAGCCGTCAGCAGTCCCGCTTCGGCGGTGGCGGCGCGGGTCGCCCGCAGCGCCCGAGCCGCGGCCCCCGCCGCGGACACGACGCCTGA
- a CDS encoding serine protein kinase RIO, producing the protein MREHDFDEFSDASDYSDRRTRRRPRYDDQPAPARRGRLTEAERVRLAQLREDAYTETELPDGADRWTSWDDADQGPHPRPDWVVTELAAVDTDLGVLKTGKEADVHLLRRNLPGEDGVLLAAKRYRSDEHKLFHRDAGYLEGRRMRRSREMRAMAGRTSFGRNLIAEQWAVAEFAVLSRLWTIGAPVPYPVQRHGTEILLEFLGEPDGTAAPRLAQLRPEPDELADLWEQAVSALELLAGQGLAHGDLSAYNLLVHQGHLMVIDLPQAVDVIANPRGREFLARDVANLAGWFHGRGLSERVTDTDDLLRELETAAGLG; encoded by the coding sequence GTGCGCGAGCACGACTTCGACGAATTTTCCGACGCCTCCGACTACTCCGACCGCCGGACGCGCCGTCGCCCCCGTTACGACGACCAGCCCGCCCCCGCCCGCCGGGGACGGCTCACCGAAGCCGAGCGAGTCCGTCTCGCCCAGCTTCGCGAAGACGCCTACACCGAAACCGAACTCCCCGACGGCGCCGACCGATGGACCAGCTGGGACGACGCCGACCAGGGCCCGCATCCGCGGCCGGACTGGGTGGTCACCGAACTCGCCGCGGTCGACACCGACCTCGGCGTGCTCAAGACCGGCAAGGAAGCGGACGTGCACCTGCTGCGCCGCAACCTTCCCGGAGAGGACGGAGTCCTGCTGGCGGCCAAGCGATACCGCTCAGACGAGCACAAGCTGTTCCACCGCGACGCGGGTTACCTCGAGGGCAGGCGGATGCGCCGGTCCCGCGAGATGCGCGCGATGGCCGGGCGCACCTCGTTCGGCCGCAACCTGATCGCCGAACAGTGGGCGGTGGCGGAGTTCGCCGTCCTCAGTCGCTTGTGGACGATCGGCGCGCCGGTGCCGTATCCGGTGCAGCGGCACGGCACCGAGATCCTGCTGGAATTCCTCGGCGAACCGGACGGCACCGCCGCGCCCCGGCTGGCGCAGCTGCGGCCCGAACCGGACGAGCTGGCCGACCTGTGGGAGCAGGCCGTGTCGGCGCTGGAACTCCTGGCGGGACAAGGCCTCGCGCACGGCGACCTGTCCGCGTACAACCTCCTGGTGCACCAAGGCCACCTGATGGTGATCGACCTGCCCCAGGCGGTCGACGTGATCGCGAACCCGCGCGGCCGGGAATTCCTGGCCCGCGACGTCGCGAATCTCGCCGGCTGGTTCCACGGCCGCGGACTGTCCGAACGGGTCACCGACACCGATGACCTGCTGCGGGAACTGGAAACCGCGGCCGGTCTCGGCTGA
- a CDS encoding GNAT family N-acetyltransferase, which translates to MTTLHRAKGPDLAAADLYEILRLRSDVFVVEQDCVYADIDGLDLLPETEHLWLTSGSDVVACLRVLAEPGGGRRIGRVVTAKSARGRGLAAQLMAAALEGAAGEFVLDAQTYAQKLYARFGFVAEGEEFLEDGIPHVTMRRPA; encoded by the coding sequence GTGACGACTCTGCACCGCGCCAAGGGGCCCGACCTCGCCGCCGCTGACCTGTACGAGATCCTCCGGCTGCGGTCGGACGTGTTCGTGGTGGAACAGGACTGCGTGTACGCCGACATCGACGGGCTCGACCTGCTCCCGGAAACGGAGCATCTGTGGCTGACCTCGGGTTCGGACGTCGTGGCCTGCCTGCGAGTACTGGCCGAGCCGGGCGGCGGCCGGAGGATCGGCCGGGTGGTGACGGCGAAGTCGGCCCGCGGCCGGGGGCTGGCGGCGCAGTTGATGGCTGCGGCGTTGGAGGGTGCGGCGGGGGAGTTCGTGTTGGATGCGCAGACTTACGCGCAGAAGCTCTACGCGCGCTTCGGGTTTGTGGCTGAGGGCGAGGAGTTTCTGGAGGACGGGATTCCGCACGTCACCATGCGCCGTCCGGCTTGA
- a CDS encoding 8-amino-7-oxononanoate synthase: MTDTPPLPPENVFDWLETEGQRRAEAGLSRRMNPRPAQHALLDLAGNDYLGLARDKRVAGAAAAAALRWGAGATGSRLLTGSTELHSELEHELARFCGTQAALVFSSGFTANLGAVTALSGSESAIVTDKYVHPSLVEGCRLSRADIAAVEHSTPSAIKHALATRRKPRAIVVTDSVFSFDGELSPLGELAEICRAHSAALVVNDEHGFGVLGEGGRGAVHAAGLSSAPDVVTTLTLSNALGAQGGAVVGPRRVIRHLVDTARSFLFDAALAPASAAAALTALQVLKSEPELPAKVIENAGNLAMGLKNAGLPADLPEAAVVAVRTPSPQAATAWAEACAEQGIQVGCFRPPAVPDGVSRLRLTARADLSEADVDRAVKVIAATAPRS, from the coding sequence GTGACTGACACTCCGCCGCTGCCGCCTGAGAACGTCTTCGACTGGCTGGAAACCGAAGGCCAGCGGCGCGCGGAAGCCGGTCTCTCCCGGCGGATGAACCCGCGTCCGGCGCAGCACGCCCTGCTCGACCTCGCGGGCAACGACTACCTCGGCCTCGCCCGCGACAAGCGCGTCGCGGGGGCAGCCGCCGCGGCCGCGTTGCGCTGGGGGGCGGGGGCCACGGGATCGCGGCTGCTCACCGGGTCCACTGAGCTTCACTCAGAGCTCGAACACGAGCTGGCCCGGTTCTGCGGGACCCAGGCGGCGCTGGTCTTCTCCTCCGGATTCACCGCCAACCTCGGCGCGGTGACGGCCCTGTCCGGGTCCGAATCCGCGATCGTCACCGACAAGTATGTGCATCCGTCGCTGGTCGAGGGCTGCCGGCTGTCCCGGGCGGACATCGCGGCCGTCGAGCACTCGACCCCGTCGGCGATCAAGCACGCGCTCGCGACCCGCCGCAAGCCGCGCGCGATTGTGGTTACCGATTCAGTGTTCTCGTTCGATGGCGAGCTTTCGCCGCTGGGCGAACTCGCCGAAATCTGCCGGGCGCACAGCGCTGCGCTGGTCGTCAACGACGAGCACGGCTTCGGCGTCCTCGGTGAAGGCGGCCGGGGCGCGGTGCACGCCGCGGGGCTGTCGTCCGCGCCGGACGTCGTCACCACGCTGACGCTCTCCAACGCCCTCGGCGCCCAAGGCGGCGCTGTGGTCGGCCCGCGACGCGTGATCCGGCATCTCGTCGACACCGCGCGCAGCTTCCTCTTCGACGCTGCTCTCGCTCCGGCCAGCGCCGCTGCCGCGCTGACTGCGTTGCAGGTGCTCAAGTCCGAGCCGGAGCTGCCGGCGAAGGTCATCGAGAACGCCGGGAACCTCGCGATGGGGCTCAAGAACGCCGGTCTGCCGGCCGATCTGCCGGAAGCCGCCGTGGTCGCCGTGCGGACGCCGTCGCCCCAAGCGGCCACCGCGTGGGCGGAAGCCTGTGCGGAGCAAGGGATTCAGGTCGGCTGCTTCCGCCCGCCCGCTGTGCCGGACGGCGTTTCCCGTCTGCGCCTCACCGCCCGCGCGGACCTGTCCGAGGCCGACGTCGACCGCGCGGTAAAGGTGATCGCGGCGACCGCGCCCCGCAGCTAA